A single region of the Lates calcarifer isolate ASB-BC8 linkage group LG3, TLL_Latcal_v3, whole genome shotgun sequence genome encodes:
- the LOC108903137 gene encoding LOW QUALITY PROTEIN: UPF0500 protein C1orf216 homolog (The sequence of the model RefSeq protein was modified relative to this genomic sequence to represent the inferred CDS: deleted 1 base in 1 codon): MGESQSRSVMLHHQDKPLNSAYGGQGGTKNSSSSSLRNRKCDKDGNFNFLPGKDDEGFTGNGGGDENRNQVRPRNLGPLGRDPPNSSPSSGYHPNSGILSPRSRLPCWSPLEPLPEIENVDDGYGRVPPDGAEEGRMEEEGGQVMMSLNEEKQRVRKQLQRRKGSQGFRGREEDEDEAGMEDPDEWGDSDSESEISYRSGSSMSSLNMESGGEGMLMGGWDRIGVGEPKSNHQESDQSRNGNREPSARPRSFSRKSLTGSNLGNLEEGMEDQDDDDQSSDSDGELPELMDAVWTLRDRERFKAQEMEKHQVQLTMYRRLALIRWVRTLQGRVQEQQNRLQSSFDVILTHRKELLRMGAAAAAVANAAPTATVGQS; this comes from the exons ATGGG TGAGTCCCAGTCGAGGTCAGTGATGCTTCACCATCAGGATAAACCTCTAAACTCGGCCTACGGAGGGCAAGGAGGCACAAAGAACAgttcctcctcttcacttcGAAACAGGAAGTGCGACAAAGACGGCAACTTCAACTTCCTGCCT GGCAAAGATGACGAGGGCTTCACAGGCAACGGAGGGGGAGACGAGAACCGAAACCAGGTGCGACCCCGTAACTTGGGCCCGTTGGGTCGCGACCCTCCGAACTCCTCGCCGTCCTCTGGGTATCACCCCAACTCGGGAATCCTGTCGCCACGATCCCGCCTGCCCTGCTGGAGCCCCCTGGAGCCCCTGCCCGAAATTGAGAACGTGGACGACGGGTACGGGCGAGTTCCCCCCGATGGAGCGGAGGaagggaggatggaggaagaggggggacAGGTGATGATGAGTCTGAatgaggagaagcagagggtgagaaagcagctgcagaggaggaaaggcAGCCAGGGattcagaggaagagaggaagatgaggatgaggcAGGGATGGAGGACCCTGACGAATGGGGAGACAGCGACTCTGAGTCTGAGATCAGCTACCGGTCCGGCAGCAGCATGTCCTCCCTCAACATGGAGAGCGGAGGAGAGGGGATGCTGATGGGAGGCTGGGACCGCATCGGAGTCGGGGAACCAAAATCGAACCACCAGGAAAGTGACCAGAGCAGGAACGGCAACAGAGAACCATCTGCGAGACCCCGAAGCTTCAGCCGCAAGTCCCTGACGGGAAGCAACCTGGGAAACCTGGAGGAAGGAATGGAGGACCAAGACGACGATGACCAGTCTTCAGACTCGGACGGCGAGCTGCCAGAGCTCATGGACGCCGTCTGGACGCTGAGGGACCGCGAGCGCTTCAAGGCCCAGGAGATGGAGAAGCACCAGGTGCAGCTGACCATGTATCGCCGCTTGGCTCTGATCCGCTGGGTCCGCACGCTGCAGGGCCGAGTCCAGGAGCAGCAGAACCGCCTGCAGTCCAGCTTCGACGTCATCCTCACGCACAGGAAGGAACTGCTGCGCATGGGCGCCGCCGCCGCAGCCGTGGCCAACGCCGCACCCACCGCCACTGTCGGCCAGTcataa